In a genomic window of Gigantopelta aegis isolate Gae_Host chromosome 9, Gae_host_genome, whole genome shotgun sequence:
- the LOC121382021 gene encoding inactive hydroxysteroid dehydrogenase-like protein 1: MAAIDSFEFLLKEILQVFSTGRDAFAILGAVYTASKAISISRCILTALNDHFLSRLRRQSDLKTKFGRWAVVTGSSEGIGKAYAQELASHGVNIILISRGERRLFKTAKEIEEQFHVETCCIAADFSKGMEIYAKVMKAIGDKEVGILVNNVGVMYDYPQLFLDVPAERLWQLIHINVAAATMMTHGLLPQMVQRKRGAVVMVSSGACSQITPQMTIYAATKSFLDYFARSLHYEYKSKGVLVQSLMPFYVATRMTQYSETLSCTNFFIPTASGYARSAVSTLGVSSRTSGFFPHTIMSWIANLVPEGMWMWGSSRLNEALRAQALHRLKQQSAGRLAQSASDQALDIIDSGTSTPS, encoded by the exons ATGGCGGCTATTGACAGTTTTGAGTTCCTGCtgaaagaaatactgcaggttTTCTCCACTGGTCGTGATGCATTTGCTATTTTAGGAGCAGTGTACACAGCCAGCAAAGCAATCAGTATTTCCAGATGTATACTGACAGCACTGAACGACCATTTCTTATCCAGACTTCGAAGACAATCTgacctaaaaacaaaatttggacGTTGGGCAG TTGTAACAGGCAGCAGTGAAGGAATTGGAAAAGCATACGCCCAAGAGCTTGCCAGCCATGGCGTGAACATCATTCTTATCAGCAGGGGAGAACGAAGACTTTTCAAGACAGCAAAAGAAATAG aggAACAATTTCATGTTGAGACATGTTGCATTGCTGCCGATTTCAGCAAAGGCATGGAGATTTATGCCAAAGTTATGAAGGCTATTGGAGACAAGGAAGTTGGTATCTTAG tgaACAATGTTGGAGTGATGTATGACTACCCCCAGCTGTTTCTTGATGTACCTGCCGAG aggttaTGGCAGCTGATTCACATCAATGTTGCTGCTGCCACTATG ATGACACATGGCCTTTTACCTCAGATGGTGCAGAG GAAACGAGGAGCGGTAGTCATGGTTTCGTCAGGAGCCTGTTCTCAGATCACACCCCAGATGACAATATACGCAGCCACAAAG AGTTTCCTCGACTACTTCGCGCGATCGCTGCACTATGAGTACAAGAGTAAGGGCGTGCTCGTCCAGTCTCTGATGCCGTTCTACGTGGCCACACGGATGACGCAGTACAGTGAGACTCTGTCCTGTACCAACTTCTTCATCCCCACCGCCAGTGGCTACGCCAGGAGTGCCGTGTCAACACTAGGAGTTTCCAGCCGCACCAGTGGTTTCTTCCCTCATACTATCATG TCATGGATAGCTAACCTGGTGCCCGAGGGAATGTGGATGTGGGGTTCTTCTCGCCTCAACGAGGCACTGCGTGCACAGGCTCTACACCGGCTCAAACAACAGTCAGCAGGTCGACTCGCCCAGAGTGCCAGTGATCAGGCGCTCGATATCATAGACAGTGGGACCTCCACGCCAAGTTGA